In Lampris incognitus isolate fLamInc1 chromosome 20, fLamInc1.hap2, whole genome shotgun sequence, one genomic interval encodes:
- the nit1 gene encoding deaminated glutathione amidase isoform X3 — MLAALGLRAGPRTGREVCQLGCRSSGLTRRMSGSSPPLAAVCQLTCSPDKRANYAACRRLVEQAKERGAGMIFLPEGFDYIGSSREETLALSESLAGDAVSQYTRLARKLKVWLSLGGFHERGHEWETDRRIYNSHIIINDEGDIVSVYRKSHLFDVELPGRGVSLKESAFTIPGPAVMPPVQTPIGKVLLRARAIETQCFVLAAAQVGQHHDKRSSYGHALAVDPWGTVMEDCGGRDAGVALVEIDLEKLRETRRNMPVQRHRRDDRFYRRMEENPAGD; from the exons ATGCTGGCTGCTCTCGGTCTCCGTGCCGGACCCCGGACCGGACGGGAGGTCTGTCAGCTGGGTTGCAGGAGCAGCGGGCTGACCCGCAG GATGTCCGGCTCGTCCCCCCCGCTGGCTGCGGTCTGCCAGCTCACATGCAGCCCGGACAAACGGGCCAACTACGCCGCCTGCCGGCGGCTGGTGGAGCAGGCTAAAGAGAGGGGGGCCGGCATGATCTTCCTACCGGAGGGCTTCGACTACATCGGATCCAGTCGAGAGGAGACCCTGGCTCTGTCCGAGAGCCTGGCGGGCGATGCAGTCTCCCAGTACACTCGGCTGGCCAG AAAATTAAAGGTCTGGTTGTCTCTCGGCGGATTTCACGAACGAGGCCACGAGTGGGAGACGGACCGGCGAATCTACAACAGTCACATTATCATTAATGACGAAG GTGACATAGTATCTGTGTACAGGAAGTCTCATCTTTTTGACGTGGAGCTTCCTGGAAGAGGGGTGTCGCTCAAAGAAAGTGCCTTCACCATCCCCGGCCCTGCTGTCATGCCCCCCGTCCAGACGCCCATCGGAAAG GTGTTGCTGCGTGCGCGGGCCATCGAGACGCAGTGCTTTGTCCTGGCGGCGGCGCAGGTGGGCCAGCACCACGACAAGCGCTCATCGTACGGGCACGCGCTGGCGGTGGACCCCTGGGGGACGGTGATGGAGGACTGCGGAGGCCGGGACGCCGGCGTGGCCCTGGTGGAGATCGACCTGGAGAAGCTCAGGGAAACCCGGAGGAACATGCCTGTCCAACGGCACCGCAGAGATGACAGATTTTACCGCCGCATGGAAGAGAACCCCGCAGGGGACTAG
- the nit1 gene encoding deaminated glutathione amidase isoform X2, with amino-acid sequence MSGSSPPLAAVCQLTCSPDKRANYAACRRLVEQAKERGAGMIFLPEGFDYIGSSREETLALSESLAGDAVSQYTRLARKLKVWLSLGGFHERGHEWETDRRIYNSHIIINDEGDIVSVYRKSHLFDVELPGRGVSLKESAFTIPGPAVMPPVQTPIGKVGLGICYDLRFPEFSLALQRQGAEILTYPSAFTMATGAAHWEVLLRARAIETQCFVLAAAQVGQHHDKRSSYGHALAVDPWGTVMEDCGGRDAGVALVEIDLEKLRETRRNMPVQRHRRDDRFYRRMEENPAGD; translated from the exons ATGTCCGGCTCGTCCCCCCCGCTGGCTGCGGTCTGCCAGCTCACATGCAGCCCGGACAAACGGGCCAACTACGCCGCCTGCCGGCGGCTGGTGGAGCAGGCTAAAGAGAGGGGGGCCGGCATGATCTTCCTACCGGAGGGCTTCGACTACATCGGATCCAGTCGAGAGGAGACCCTGGCTCTGTCCGAGAGCCTGGCGGGCGATGCAGTCTCCCAGTACACTCGGCTGGCCAG AAAATTAAAGGTCTGGTTGTCTCTCGGCGGATTTCACGAACGAGGCCACGAGTGGGAGACGGACCGGCGAATCTACAACAGTCACATTATCATTAATGACGAAG GTGACATAGTATCTGTGTACAGGAAGTCTCATCTTTTTGACGTGGAGCTTCCTGGAAGAGGGGTGTCGCTCAAAGAAAGTGCCTTCACCATCCCCGGCCCTGCTGTCATGCCCCCCGTCCAGACGCCCATCGGAAAG GTGGGGCTGGGGATCTGCTACGATCTGCGATTCCCCGAGTTCTCGTTGGCTCTGCAGAGGCAAGGGGCGGAGATTCTGACCTATCCGTCAGCCTTCACCATGGCAACGGGAGCAGCTCACTGGGAG GTGTTGCTGCGTGCGCGGGCCATCGAGACGCAGTGCTTTGTCCTGGCGGCGGCGCAGGTGGGCCAGCACCACGACAAGCGCTCATCGTACGGGCACGCGCTGGCGGTGGACCCCTGGGGGACGGTGATGGAGGACTGCGGAGGCCGGGACGCCGGCGTGGCCCTGGTGGAGATCGACCTGGAGAAGCTCAGGGAAACCCGGAGGAACATGCCTGTCCAACGGCACCGCAGAGATGACAGATTTTACCGCCGCATGGAAGAGAACCCCGCAGGGGACTAG
- the nit1 gene encoding deaminated glutathione amidase isoform X1: protein MLAALGLRAGPRTGREVCQLGCRSSGLTRRMSGSSPPLAAVCQLTCSPDKRANYAACRRLVEQAKERGAGMIFLPEGFDYIGSSREETLALSESLAGDAVSQYTRLARKLKVWLSLGGFHERGHEWETDRRIYNSHIIINDEGDIVSVYRKSHLFDVELPGRGVSLKESAFTIPGPAVMPPVQTPIGKVGLGICYDLRFPEFSLALQRQGAEILTYPSAFTMATGAAHWEVLLRARAIETQCFVLAAAQVGQHHDKRSSYGHALAVDPWGTVMEDCGGRDAGVALVEIDLEKLRETRRNMPVQRHRRDDRFYRRMEENPAGD from the exons ATGCTGGCTGCTCTCGGTCTCCGTGCCGGACCCCGGACCGGACGGGAGGTCTGTCAGCTGGGTTGCAGGAGCAGCGGGCTGACCCGCAG GATGTCCGGCTCGTCCCCCCCGCTGGCTGCGGTCTGCCAGCTCACATGCAGCCCGGACAAACGGGCCAACTACGCCGCCTGCCGGCGGCTGGTGGAGCAGGCTAAAGAGAGGGGGGCCGGCATGATCTTCCTACCGGAGGGCTTCGACTACATCGGATCCAGTCGAGAGGAGACCCTGGCTCTGTCCGAGAGCCTGGCGGGCGATGCAGTCTCCCAGTACACTCGGCTGGCCAG AAAATTAAAGGTCTGGTTGTCTCTCGGCGGATTTCACGAACGAGGCCACGAGTGGGAGACGGACCGGCGAATCTACAACAGTCACATTATCATTAATGACGAAG GTGACATAGTATCTGTGTACAGGAAGTCTCATCTTTTTGACGTGGAGCTTCCTGGAAGAGGGGTGTCGCTCAAAGAAAGTGCCTTCACCATCCCCGGCCCTGCTGTCATGCCCCCCGTCCAGACGCCCATCGGAAAG GTGGGGCTGGGGATCTGCTACGATCTGCGATTCCCCGAGTTCTCGTTGGCTCTGCAGAGGCAAGGGGCGGAGATTCTGACCTATCCGTCAGCCTTCACCATGGCAACGGGAGCAGCTCACTGGGAG GTGTTGCTGCGTGCGCGGGCCATCGAGACGCAGTGCTTTGTCCTGGCGGCGGCGCAGGTGGGCCAGCACCACGACAAGCGCTCATCGTACGGGCACGCGCTGGCGGTGGACCCCTGGGGGACGGTGATGGAGGACTGCGGAGGCCGGGACGCCGGCGTGGCCCTGGTGGAGATCGACCTGGAGAAGCTCAGGGAAACCCGGAGGAACATGCCTGTCCAACGGCACCGCAGAGATGACAGATTTTACCGCCGCATGGAAGAGAACCCCGCAGGGGACTAG
- the b4gat1 gene encoding beta-1,4-glucuronyltransferase 1 translates to MHLSKKCSVFKVVLSALLIVALLQLIYLSFLSKFHGKQQRYRYSELFGGISKKNAHPEKNARKERLRYSLSTGGIFDNSGQYRVYKNLIKSDFATDPKPGNDVSADAMSLATHTTLNNLHHLRALLERWQNPLSVAVFAHGHDVKLATALVYALSFFCPQVQNLVDFHLVCLSGEMASFPEQDREHFAGLEDCASVFSRLETHRDKYKNYAISGNVSYPNNLLRNVARGGAESAYILVIDIDMVPSADLHQQFLAMITRRQPANDEVFVLPAFEIRHVRKVPATKPELVQLYQVGEVRPFYEELCPRCQAPTNYSQWVNSHARGSGPLDVAYTLTWMDPWEPFYIGPRTVPLYDENFKQYGFNRISQACELHVAGYRFSVLSSAFVVHRGFKVQGEFHSRKDEENKRNRILFRSFKEGLKTKYPLSSRSC, encoded by the exons atgcatctcTCCAAGAAATGCTCCGTGTTCAAAGTGGTGCTGAGTGCTCTGCTGATCGTGGCGCTGCTGCAGCTCATATATCTGTCTTTTCTGTCCAAGTTTCACGGCAAACAGCAGCGCTACCGCTACTCGGAGCTCTTCGGCGGCATCTCCAAGAAAAACGCGCATCCGGAGAAGAACGCTCGCAAAGAGCGCCTACGCTACTCCCTCTCCACGGGCGGCATCTTCGACAACAGCGGCCAGTACCGCGTCTACAAGAACCTGATCAAAAGCGATTTCGCCACCGACCCCAAACCAGGAAATGACGTCAGCGCGGACGCCATGTCTCTGGCCACGCACACCACCCTGAACAACCTGCACCACCTGCGGGCTCTGCTGGAGCGCTGGCAGAACCCGCTGTCCGTGGCGGTCTTCGCGCACGGACACGACGTCAAGTTGGCCACGGCGCTGGTTTACGCGCTCAGCTTCTTCTGCCCGCAGGTCCAAAATTTGGTGGACTTCCACCTGGTCTGCCTCTCGGGAGAGATGGCCAGCTTTCCCGAGCAGGACCGTGAACATTTTGCTGGGTTGGAGGACTGCGCGTCGGTGTTTTCGAGACTGGAGACCCACAGGGACAAATACAAAAACTATGCCATCAGCGGGAACGTCTCCTACCCCAACAACCTTCTGCGCAACGTCGCCCGCGGCGGCGCAGAGTCGGCCTACATCCTGGTCATCGACATCGACATGGTCCCGAGTGCCGACCTGCACCAGCAGTTCTTGGCCATGATCACGAGGCGTCAGCCGGCCAATGACGAGGTCTTCGTCCTGCCGGCTTTCGAGATCCGCCACGTGAGGAAGGTTCCCGCCACCAAGCCGGAGCTGGTTCAGCTCTATCAGGTTGGCGAGGTGCGACCCTTCTACGAGGAGCTGTGTCCACGCTGTCAGGCCCCCACCAACTACTCACAGTGGGTCAACAGTCACGCCCGAGGGTCGGGGCCCCTGGACGTAGCCTACACTCTCACCTGGATGGACCCCTGGGAGCCCTTCTACATTGGCCCCCGCACCGTGCCGCTGTATGATGAGAACTTCAAGCAGTACGGCTTCAATCGAATCAGTCAG gcctgtGAGCTCCACGTGGCTGGTTACAGGTTCTCGGTGCTGAGCTCCGCCTTCGTGGTGCACCGCGGCTTTAAGGTCCAGGGTGAGTTCCACTCCAGGAAGGACGAAGAAAACAAGCGGAACCGGATTCTCTTCCGCAGCTTCAAGGAAGGTCTGAAGACCAAGTACCCACTGTCCAGCCGAAGCTGCTAA
- the pfdn2 gene encoding prefoldin subunit 2: MAANGSSSTKNKSSNGAGGKQPGPSAEQVLATFKRMRQEQRGMASKAAEFEMEIIEHSLVIDTLKEVDPSRKCFRLVGGVLVERTVKEVLPALENNKEQISKIIDTLNTQMQTKGRELTEYRERYNIRLVGEGDEGQGQSTTSSSDTEGGGSKGGAGVLVS, encoded by the exons ATGGCGGCCAACGGCAGTAGCAGCACGAAGAACAAATCCAGTAACGGTGCTGGAGGAAAACAGCCCGGGCCGTCGGCCGAACAG gtgcTGGCGACCTTCAAGAGGATGCGTCAGGAGCAGCGTGGCATGGCCTCCAAAGCAGCAGAGTTTGAGATGGAGATTATTGAGCACAG CTTAGTAATTGACACTCTGAAGGAAGTGGATCCTTCCAGGAAGTGCTTTCGTCTGGTGGGAGGAGTGCTGGTGGAGAGGACCGTAAAAGAAGTCCTGCCGGCACTGGAAAACAATAAAGAACAG ATCTCAAAGATCATCGATACGCTCAACACACAGATGCAGACGAAAGGACGGGAGCTCACGGAGTACCGGGAACGCTACAACATCCGGCTGGTTGGAGAAGGCGATGAGGGGCAAGGCCAGTCGACAACATCCTCAAGCGACACTGAGGGGGGCGGGTCTAAAGGCGGTGCCGGTGTTCTGGTGTCTTAG